The Leptidea sinapis chromosome 36, ilLepSina1.1, whole genome shotgun sequence genomic interval AGGCACGTCTCCTTACATAACATGTTGACATGGATTCTTCGAGCAGCTGCATCGCTGGCATTGTATCTGATCTCATTAGCATGGCTTTTATCTGCCGATCTTTGTTCGTAAATGGAATTATTTAACTCGACACTATTTGCATAGATGAGGCTGCCACTGACGTAAGGAACAAATTCCAATACTATTGACTTTATTCAGGATAGAATTTTTATACTACTTcgttcagacctgagaaaatcGGCTACTAGAAACTCAGAGGacccttttttaataaaattgcctttttttcttttcttcgaGCAAGACTTTTatctgatagtaattgatacgccctgcacattacaatgcgaTGCCACTCAGGGGTCTTGAAAGACtcaaaattcttagcggcatcGCCATTGTGCACGTCACATAAGACAGcaaatgttaagtttcatttgcctagTATCTTCAGTGGCTACGCGCAAACCAGAACAGAACACAATTACCTTTGCACATAGCTACTTgacgtaccagtgggaggcacctttttatgggtaccacaacggtgcctatttctgccgtgaagcagtaatgtgtaagtataactgtgttttggtctgaagggcgccgtagctagtgaaattactgggcaaatgagacttaacatcttgtctcaaagtgacgagcgcagttgtactgccgctcaaagtttttggtgtttttcaagaatcctgagcggctgtCTCGACCTtcattctcataaaaaaaaaagtttttttttggagagaAGGAAAATACCTTTACGAATATAAAGACTCTGGTGTAAATACCCTCTACCGaataaaaacctcctctgtgctgatagctcTAAAGGGGTATAGCGAAGTCGGGCGGGGTTCTTGGAGACtaaaaatgtagctcacaggcgcggggcgtctcagaaatgaaatgaaaatgaatttattttggaagaaaaactgacacattcacacaaaaaagtttatgaaaacaaaatacataatgggcacaacactgattttcagtgaccccattgtgtgacGTTTGAAGCTAaactgacatattttaaaagtaaaatataattaattgtggcactaaaataaacaaaaatagatttataaaaagatgttatactaaaaataaacaatgacaacaataaaaataataaaaaacgtatgtgtgtaaatatataagaaaaaatttataataaatatctctTTTACATTATACtagaaggagactcgaacctcggaccgccagCTCACTAGGCTGGAAGGAGATAGATGCCTGACGTATTATAAATACCAAAATATTGGAATGACATGTGCACAACTACCCAGTGTAAGATGTCCAGTAAGACTAGTACAATAATAATACCTAAATGCATCTCTTCCTTCTACATTTCTGTTAgttaatatataggtataatattGTTTGGATCTGGtatggcatttatttatttattagaaaaggcttaccaactagacatacaattaatattatgactacttataatataaaatttcttatatttatatttgtatatctaacttataggtatgcacagcgttgcctttatttattattgtaagttaagtaatactactacaatatgtgtttactattactaaaaattataattctatacatccaaattataagggttcaaaagcgtattttttaaaattgccaaatgtattaaaatttatatctatactactattactatggaatttactgttatataattttgagataagttggatagatgaatttgagccataattgtttctgaagaATCGGTCATGGCATGACTGTATCTTGGCCCTCAGAAGAGACACAATATTACCTACTTCTATGCCAAACTCAATAAAATCGCTTAGATCATAACTCATAGTCTCTCTATACTTCGATTAGGTATAAtctgtatatattaaatatcgatcgtaaaacacaaaaattaggTAGAGGCTGTTTTCTGTAATTCTCGGATATCTCTTGAACCCCAGAACTTACAGCGGTGCTTTCATAGAATGAAATTCAGCACTTAAAATGAGCTTTTAACTGATATAGGTTTCATTAGTGTTGCGTAGGTAGATCACTTTGCCCATTCGCCTTTAGAGAGTAAATACAAGAGCGTTGCTAGTCTTTTACGTATGTGCATTTTTGAAGAAATGCCGAATCATACCTACTAAAAGCCGCCCAATGAAATTGATTTCATAGTATACGTACGTAGTTGCCAAATAAtctgatacctacataaatctgattaaaattttatgattatactcgctttttaaaggtacccattacgtatcgtcctggaaacctTTGCAGCCTTTTGAAGTTCGTCTGTAGTTTGGAGGAAAGTTCCTTCAAACCCCACTATATAGAAACTGCCGCTGCCTTAATCTTCTTGTGATCAAAATTGTGAGGATTGTTTTGAGTTGCGTGTTCTGTGACGATGGGATTAGGCGAAAATCAGGTCAAATGGCCCCGTGATAAATAGAGTAACCACTAACGCAACGCGAAGCTTTAagctgttcacagagtactggaacCCGATGATTCGAACAGCTCGAAGTTGCTCGTAGTCAAGTGGTTGGAACTGATACTGCGGTGCACTAGAGCAAGGCTctatatgatattataaatcTCTTATAAAGCCCTTATGTAGCTGACTTGCAGTAATGTTTCgctttattttttgtaatatgaGCACTATCATTTTTAATTACTCTGGTCAGAACCGCAAAATTAAAACGATTGAGAATTGCCGATTAGAAAAACTATTTCATATACATTGGTACAAAAAAGACAttcacttttctttttatttatatgtgtttatGGTACTATGCTAATAAGGTactaatatttaacattaacacaaaaataaatgaattataaaaaagttaactaggcaaaaaataatcttaatttagGTTAAGAAAATTAGCTATGTTAAGTctaaactttataaaatattgctaATGAACAACTTCGCCAGGACGTAGTTTAAGAATTTCTGGCCTATTTGGATCGCCATTACCTCTCACGATGTATACAGTGGTATAACGATTGTCTTCAtgtttataatacttattagAATTAATAGCAGTATCTCTGTATCTATCGCTatcatataaatacttatttgtattaaaattacttccaacttgatcataattattattattatagttcaaATATTGGTCTCTCAAGTTATTGGGGAAAGAAAACCCTTTACCTGTTCTAATATTTTCTGTTATGTCGTTTTCAGTACCTGGAAAATGTATTCCTGTATaacctatattatttaatttattatcattttcaatATCATTATCTTTTGCATTATTTTCTGGGAAAATCCATTTCGAGTCATGATTACTATAGCTGCTTAAGTTGGGTTTGTTCTGAATTCTGTTTTGTATTTGTTTAAAGTTGTCTTGATAGTTAAAGTGGGCTCCATCATACGGAAAATCAGAACCATAGTTCAGGTATCCATTGTTTATATTCGGTCTTTGAAAACCTAAAGTCTGTGGATTCAAATTTGGGAAGCTTTGAGACAGTCCTTGGTAGAATTGTTCCAAATTCTGTTGTTGCTGCTGTCCGCCAAAGAAGCGAAAGAACCCTCCATTATGGTTATTTAAATAGTAGACTAATTTTTCAGGGTCTGTTGGACAGAGAGGATAGGCGTAGCGGCAAGTCCCCACGTTTCCTTTAGACATTCCGAGGAATACGGCTCTTCCAAACACGAAGAGTGGATTAGTGCTGACACCGCTGTATGTTGACAGTAATCTGTaagtttttgttaaaaaaaaataaaggctGGCTTTGCACTTTCTCTGGCCTTATGGAGTAAATAACAACGGTAATCACATTATATCAGATTATGATTAGACGacctctttttttatgaaaataagggacgagcaggacgttcagcgtaatggtaaatgatacgccctgttcattacaatgcagtgccactcagaattcttaaaaaatccaaaaattctgagcggcactacaattgcgctcgtcaccgtgcaaaggtgcctcccactggtaattctTTATCCAGTTAGTAGCCGTGATGGATGATCTAGATATCCCGGGTTCAAAACCCGGAATGTTTTTTACTAAAACGTTATCACTTTGCTGAGGGATTTTCGCGTACATATTTAAACGTAATAGTAgacattttttgaagtgaaaacttcattagcggcgttgagcacttttcttggaatggatacaaaatgttaaactcgcgtcagaacACGTGacttgatcgaaaattcgtaagacagtcgttaaaattatgttgatttttctgagtgataatctttttaatgtaaaatcattatcatcagtactgtagtgttatttttttatgtataatgaattgtcatttttgtgtacgatagcgcaataaatgaatattgtgtttaaccacataaattatTCCCtgaccattccaaaatattctaaaatgcacagcgttaatgttcaagttttcacttctgccggcactcccgaagtgcaactcgtttttttttacttttctttaagtggcatataaataacatattacttcttctcatttaagcTCAACTTTTCTGAAGTGGTGGCAAAATCTTTGACatccataagtgtcatttcacGTACCACATAactcaataaatgattttacttTCTTTCCAAACGTTAATGAAAAGATTCTGCATATTTTATACTCCTTCCTATTTTTGTTGTTATAAATCTTATGTGAGCTAGGGATTAACTTACGTGAGTAAAGGTTGCAGCCCAGGAACAGAGTTCAGCAGGTTCGAGGAGCCAAGTGATCCACTTTGAGCAGCTTCACAGAGTAGCCTCGGGACGCACTGGTAATCATCATACACAGCGATCGACGTCAGAGCCTCCGTCACTCGAGAGACGGCTTCGGACGCAAATGATGATAATTGTGGTGCTGTGATTGAAAAAATCATAAGAGCACTGCTGTTTAATTCACtaccaaaaatatttaacacttaGCATTCTTAATTCAACCTAGGCTGCCAACGTACCAGTGGTATCTTtagtgctgcaagagaatgtgagggACGGTGATCAGTTAATAACAGGTGAGCCGTAGGCTTTTTTATTCTCTAcgtcaggggtgctcaagcttgaacagctgccgatctacctcaaaattgttagactactatcgatcgactctgagaggcttcaagtaggTTGGTAGATTATCACGATGACgtagatattagttttgtgcacaataatatgcattttttttgagtcaaggtaagtgtaggtcgtttctaaaatgtcaatgaaaaaagtcaaaattattcaaaattgcgagctTATtagttcttacaaaacaaaacgcgttctagtgtctaaagttctaaacatacttttcataagatggtatgTAATTAccgatttattaaataaaataaaaatcctacCTAAATCAAAATCTGTGAATAGTTCTATATCGGATTTTTTCTCGAGAttgactcaaaaagcactcgcgatcgacctgtcgatcgCAATCGACCGTGTGAGCACCCGTGCTCTacgtcaataaaaaaatatggcgtGCGTACAGAGTaaacatgtcagaagtgaaacttctttggaaagataatttttaaatctcgtttatattaattatcctaGTCTGTTCTCTAAGCCAAatgtttttgtcaatattagaaattatgaGATGCGCTATACCTGCACGACACAactctagtagggaagatgATCTACTTTTTCGCGGCCGcgtgctaaacctgcacgatacagcGCTAGgtgggaagatgttctacttactcgcggccgcgcgctaaacctgtacgatacaacgctagtagggattATAAAGTAGAACACTATTTAGAAAATTTTTTCATCACATAACTTTATGCAATACTTTCCACACAGCTAAGATGAATGGCTCATGTGCACGTGTCTTTAACTTCATCGGCAGCATCACtcttcaaattgaaatattacaaccttagattaaggattagatACCggaggcgtagtcgcaaagtgcggcaactaatattacgcccaaatgggcgtacaCGAGCCAttttcgaacaatgtgtgacgttgacgtgccacatgctcTGTAgtgaaacttttaaatattctcTTCTAATAATTGAAGCTAAAATTCCGGGTTCCATAGTAAAACAAAGGcgcagagaatgttcaaaatactatcttcgcgcctcaaaaAGGCgcaaacccaagcgctggcagcaatctcagtcaacggatcagcctagctatccaacgcggataTGTTGCCAGTAATCTTGGTACCCTTCCACGTAATGacagtttaaattttatgtagtcatagtattgtgaatatacatagttataagatttgttttgtatgaataaataattcagctttataatataaaaatagtgttgtatttattaaaagtaataaatgttcttaaaattacaattaattaattctaaaattatattttataaatgttttcaaataataaataattttaaagcaaaatatgtagtaataatacTATGACAATTTTGCAGGAAAGAaccttataaaataatgttaaatata includes:
- the LOC126975488 gene encoding uncharacterized protein LOC126975488 produces the protein MYSATPLTLFLLSVSAQEQLTSNYDPSAILSQLFNLNTLQRNLAEQDSLTFPSSPESSHFHENSNIDFERAHSQGSLRKKRRKLRKLRPTGVQAGSGYGYYGFQQPYGQEAPQLSSFASEAVSRVTEALTSIAVYDDYQCVPRLLCEAAQSGSLGSSNLLNSVPGLQPLLTLLSTYSGVSTNPLFVFGRAVFLGMSKGNVGTCRYAYPLCPTDPEKLVYYLNNHNGGFFRFFGGQQQQQNLEQFYQGLSQSFPNLNPQTLGFQRPNINNGYLNYGSDFPYDGAHFNYQDNFKQIQNRIQNKPNLSSYSNHDSKWIFPENNAKDNDIENDNKLNNIGYTGIHFPGTENDITENIRTGKGFSFPNNLRDQYLNYNNNNYDQVGSNFNTNKYLYDSDRYRDTAINSNKYYKHEDNRYTTVYIVRGNGDPNRPEILKLRPGEVVH